The Prochlorothrix hollandica PCC 9006 = CALU 1027 genome includes a region encoding these proteins:
- a CDS encoding ATP synthase F0 subunit B, giving the protein MLRQDPPRIDPSYRDGYANAVDGSASLDGTADNVVDIQQELNALEEMILDSPRIPLTGKTLVDEEELLDQLDAIRINLPTALQQAQEILKQKQEILAEAEDYARQIAAMAEQRAAEILDELGIVKQAEAEAQQMRQQVRQECEALQQRTVAEVEQVQQQARQELEEIRKQAMEKQRQIHREADTYADQVLGEIEHKLSDMLRVARNGRQQIHRDTQ; this is encoded by the coding sequence ATGCTCCGTCAAGACCCCCCTAGAATAGATCCCTCATACCGCGATGGATATGCCAATGCTGTCGATGGCTCCGCAAGCCTTGATGGAACCGCTGATAACGTCGTTGATATTCAACAGGAACTCAATGCCCTGGAAGAGATGATCCTGGACAGTCCTCGCATCCCCCTGACGGGCAAAACCCTGGTGGATGAAGAGGAGCTATTGGATCAACTGGATGCCATTCGCATTAATTTGCCCACGGCCCTCCAGCAGGCCCAGGAGATCCTGAAACAAAAGCAGGAGATTTTGGCGGAGGCGGAGGACTATGCCCGCCAGATCGCCGCCATGGCAGAACAGCGGGCTGCGGAAATTTTGGATGAGTTGGGCATTGTGAAGCAGGCGGAGGCGGAGGCCCAGCAAATGCGCCAGCAGGTGCGCCAGGAGTGTGAAGCCTTGCAGCAGCGGACTGTGGCGGAGGTGGAACAGGTGCAACAGCAGGCGCGGCAGGAGTTGGAGGAAATCCGGAAACAGGCCATGGAGAAACAACGGCAGATTCACCGGGAAGCCGATACCTACGCCGATCAGGTGTTGGGGGAGATTGAACATAAGCTGTCGGATATGTTGCGGGTGGCTCGCAATGGGCGACAGCAGATTCACCGGGATACGCAGTAG
- a CDS encoding CPBP family glutamic-type intramembrane protease, translating to MDILTLLQQRLLSASHQIPTGSAWGFSLVGLGLYALVALPWGWRGGLLRWEPVRSPAAIVSNGAIALVFPALVEEILFRVLPLPLPGSAIDPLRFWGWILGSLLVFIAAHPLNALIIFPDRKNTFFDPTFLTLAGLLGILCTAAYVQSGSLWPPVVLHWILVMVWLLLLGGAGRMGFVPPPAP from the coding sequence ATGGATATTCTCACATTGCTGCAACAGCGCCTCCTCAGTGCCAGCCACCAGATCCCCACGGGATCCGCCTGGGGTTTTAGTCTGGTGGGGTTGGGATTGTATGCCCTCGTGGCCTTGCCCTGGGGCTGGCGCGGGGGACTGTTGCGGTGGGAGCCAGTACGATCGCCCGCCGCCATCGTCAGCAATGGGGCGATCGCCCTCGTCTTTCCCGCCCTCGTGGAAGAAATCCTCTTTCGAGTCTTGCCCCTGCCCCTACCGGGAAGCGCGATCGACCCCCTCCGCTTTTGGGGCTGGATCCTAGGCAGTCTCTTGGTATTTATCGCCGCCCATCCCCTCAATGCCCTGATCATCTTCCCCGATCGCAAAAACACCTTTTTTGACCCCACCTTTCTGACCCTCGCCGGGTTGCTGGGCATCCTCTGCACCGCCGCCTATGTCCAAAGCGGATCCCTGTGGCCCCCCGTTGTGCTGCACTGGATCCTAGTCATGGTCTGGTTGCTGCTGTTGGGAGGGGCAGGACGCATGGGCTTTGTGCCGCCCCCCGCCCCCTAG
- a CDS encoding pentapeptide repeat-containing protein yields MAKNYQGQDLPGADFRDQNLAGANFRGANLAGADFAGSNVRGARFDSVRGVEPPELGAEKTAAIPGLTNLRGADFTGAQIQGANFARADLTGANLKTATAGLQRRWLLIQLGTGLVLVFIFSLIGIFFFALFISLAFDNSYSLTERLVYGIVISVVQLGTYFSLGIQGFRLETFRTLGGLIAVAVAGAVAVAVAGAGAGAGAVAGAGAVAVAVAGAGAGAGAGAVAVAVAVAVAGAGAGAGAGAGAVAVAVAVAVAGAGAVAVAGAVAVAGAGAVAVAGAVAVAGAVAIVQMIFTGYVAWRTLQGDSKFLVIRGFALAFASWGGTNFHRANLTAANCTEATLKSCNFYKATLTRTDFQGSKKLNRARPGDSLLQDWDLLNLVVKRQAPGKNLTNADLRGANLAGAKLAGANLQRADLSGADLSGADLRGVNLREAACVGTDFRRAQMTGAILEAWNIDTSTQLAEVDCQYVFLLEKPNPKGDQERRPHDPRRDFEPGDFEKYFQQVLDAMQILVRDGINPEAFRAAFQTLMENHGITPDDIQGMEKKGSDVLLTLAVPPAANKPQIESDFHATYELRLEAARATALLEASQQHKQDIMDLADKITHNFGQLLSNLSITNQSVSHQAMNTNSQIQGDYVGGDKFGGDKVGGDKVGGDKVGGDKIGRDKIGTQINNSQNLVQAAQEIQALLDNLSEDYNPNTSKGQNLIQAEVLSAIQANPQLRQRIANALKEAGSTALEELIDHPAVNVTLAGIKGFLEA; encoded by the coding sequence ATGGCTAAGAATTATCAGGGGCAGGATCTACCGGGGGCGGACTTCCGGGACCAGAACCTGGCGGGGGCAAATTTCCGGGGGGCGAACCTGGCGGGGGCGGACTTTGCGGGATCCAATGTGCGGGGGGCGCGGTTTGACTCGGTGCGGGGGGTGGAGCCGCCGGAATTGGGGGCGGAGAAGACAGCGGCAATCCCTGGGTTAACCAATCTGCGGGGGGCTGATTTTACGGGAGCGCAGATTCAGGGGGCCAATTTTGCGCGGGCGGACTTGACGGGGGCGAATTTGAAAACGGCAACGGCGGGGTTACAGCGCCGCTGGTTACTGATCCAGTTAGGGACTGGACTGGTTCTAGTTTTTATCTTTTCTTTGATTGGAATTTTCTTTTTTGCCCTGTTTATTAGCCTAGCCTTTGATAATTCTTACTCATTGACCGAAAGGCTTGTGTATGGTATTGTTATATCAGTTGTTCAGCTAGGAACCTACTTCAGTTTAGGAATTCAAGGATTCCGACTAGAAACCTTCCGAACCCTAGGTGGCTTAATAGCCGTAGCCGTAGCCGGAGCCGTAGCCGTAGCCGTAGCCGGAGCCGGAGCCGGAGCCGGAGCCGTAGCCGGAGCCGGAGCCGTAGCCGTAGCCGTAGCCGGAGCCGGAGCCGGAGCCGGAGCCGGAGCCGTAGCCGTAGCCGTAGCCGTAGCCGTAGCCGGAGCCGGAGCCGGAGCCGGAGCCGGAGCCGGAGCCGTAGCCGTAGCCGTAGCCGTAGCCGTAGCCGGAGCCGGAGCCGTAGCCGTAGCCGGAGCCGTAGCCGTAGCCGGAGCCGGAGCCGTAGCCGTAGCCGGAGCCGTAGCCGTAGCCGGAGCCGTAGCTATAGTACAAATGATCTTTACAGGCTACGTTGCTTGGCGGACCCTCCAGGGGGATAGCAAATTTTTGGTTATTCGGGGTTTTGCCTTGGCTTTTGCCAGTTGGGGTGGCACCAATTTCCACCGGGCCAACCTCACCGCCGCCAACTGCACTGAAGCTACCCTCAAAAGTTGCAATTTCTACAAAGCCACCCTCACCCGCACCGACTTCCAGGGGTCCAAAAAATTGAACCGCGCCCGCCCCGGTGACTCCCTGCTCCAGGATTGGGATCTGCTGAATTTGGTGGTGAAGCGTCAGGCTCCCGGCAAAAACCTCACCAACGCTGATCTGCGGGGGGCTAATCTCGCCGGGGCTAAACTAGCCGGGGCAAACCTCCAACGAGCGGACCTCTCCGGGGCGGACCTCTCTGGGGCCGATCTGCGGGGAGTCAATTTGCGGGAAGCTGCCTGCGTTGGCACCGACTTCCGCCGTGCCCAGATGACCGGAGCCATCCTCGAAGCCTGGAACATCGACACCAGCACCCAACTGGCGGAGGTGGATTGTCAGTATGTGTTTTTGTTAGAGAAACCCAACCCCAAGGGCGACCAAGAGCGGCGACCCCACGATCCGCGCCGGGACTTTGAACCCGGGGACTTTGAAAAATACTTTCAGCAAGTCCTGGATGCCATGCAAATCCTCGTCCGGGACGGCATCAACCCCGAAGCCTTCCGTGCTGCCTTCCAAACCCTCATGGAAAACCACGGCATTACCCCCGACGACATCCAGGGCATGGAGAAAAAGGGCAGCGATGTCCTCTTAACCCTGGCAGTTCCCCCCGCAGCCAACAAACCCCAAATCGAATCCGACTTCCACGCCACCTATGAACTGCGCCTAGAAGCCGCCAGGGCCACCGCCCTCCTGGAAGCTAGCCAGCAGCATAAACAGGACATTATGGACTTAGCCGATAAAATCACCCATAATTTCGGCCAACTTCTGAGTAACCTCAGCATTACCAACCAAAGCGTTAGCCATCAAGCCATGAACACTAATTCCCAGATCCAAGGCGACTACGTCGGCGGCGACAAATTCGGGGGCGATAAAGTTGGGGGTGACAAAGTCGGCGGTGACAAAGTCGGCGGTGACAAGATTGGCCGCGACAAAATTGGCACCCAAATCAACAACAGCCAGAACCTTGTCCAAGCGGCCCAAGAGATTCAGGCATTGCTGGATAACCTGTCGGAAGACTACAACCCCAATACCAGCAAGGGCCAAAACCTGATCCAAGCAGAAGTCCTAAGCGCCATCCAGGCCAATCCCCAACTGCGCCAACGCATTGCCAACGCCCTCAAAGAAGCCGGTAGCACCGCCCTAGAAGAACTGATCGATCATCCCGCCGTCAACGTCACCCTGGCAGGCATCAAAGGTTTCCTGGAAGCCTAA
- a CDS encoding polysaccharide biosynthesis/export family protein, with product MAHIVPIAPPTPRDRPQPFLKAPSLGFRTVWEPLVSQKWARLRRAGLGLVLWGLSLSPGLAQTPSPELGDRLQQQLRDLEQSQGREPTPPPEPFGFPPVSVPGLDPAGEFRNPGLTDPGLGVEESIEAKFRRYRLGPGDFVLINVQRFPDLTFQGTVNPEGAIVFPLLGTVPIQGFSLQEAQAQIQQALDQYIINPQVTLSLLAQRPVQVTVVGAIARPGFYNLASTRIPDALITAGGSLADADLRAIQVYRTLPDQSIIEQSIDLYTPLVEGQPLPNLRLEDGDVIKVLTQGQAVELGFVPPAGSEADATLGDGGGEPGVGGVSRGYNDRLVSTSPLAANLPLKIRILSYAAGAGGTLELPAGSTFRDALNGIPLDSANLRRIALIRYDAASGQAVQTTINGRNALVGDPTADLPLATNDVIIVGRSLISKVSFALNQFTQPFRDVLGFLLFFDSLGSSAQNLFQPSGSD from the coding sequence ATGGCGCATATCGTCCCGATCGCCCCACCGACCCCCCGCGATCGCCCTCAACCTTTCCTGAAAGCCCCCTCCCTGGGTTTTAGAACCGTCTGGGAACCCCTGGTTTCCCAAAAATGGGCGCGGCTCCGGCGGGCGGGCCTGGGGCTGGTGCTGTGGGGGCTGAGCCTGAGTCCCGGGCTGGCCCAAACACCGTCCCCGGAACTGGGCGATCGCCTGCAACAGCAATTGCGGGATCTAGAACAGTCCCAAGGACGGGAGCCAACCCCCCCGCCAGAACCCTTTGGCTTCCCTCCCGTGAGCGTGCCGGGACTCGACCCGGCTGGGGAGTTCAGGAACCCAGGGTTAACGGATCCAGGTTTAGGGGTGGAGGAGTCGATCGAAGCTAAATTTCGCCGCTATCGCCTTGGTCCGGGGGACTTTGTGCTGATTAATGTGCAGCGCTTCCCCGATCTCACCTTTCAGGGAACCGTCAATCCGGAGGGGGCGATCGTCTTTCCCCTGCTGGGAACGGTGCCGATCCAGGGGTTTTCCCTCCAGGAAGCCCAAGCCCAGATCCAGCAAGCCCTAGATCAATACATCATTAATCCCCAGGTAACCCTGTCCCTGTTGGCCCAGCGCCCGGTGCAGGTGACCGTGGTGGGGGCGATCGCCCGTCCGGGGTTCTATAACTTGGCCTCCACCCGCATTCCCGATGCCCTGATCACCGCCGGGGGGAGCCTTGCCGATGCTGATTTGCGGGCCATTCAGGTCTATCGCACTCTGCCCGATCAGTCCATCATTGAACAAAGCATTGACCTCTATACGCCCCTGGTGGAGGGCCAGCCCCTCCCGAATTTGCGGTTGGAAGATGGGGATGTGATCAAGGTGCTGACCCAAGGGCAAGCGGTGGAGTTGGGGTTTGTGCCCCCAGCAGGATCCGAGGCTGATGCTACCCTGGGGGACGGGGGGGGAGAGCCTGGGGTCGGGGGGGTGAGCCGTGGGTATAACGATCGCCTGGTGTCCACTTCCCCCTTAGCCGCCAATCTACCCCTCAAAATCCGCATCCTCAGCTATGCTGCTGGAGCCGGGGGAACCCTGGAACTGCCCGCTGGTAGCACCTTCCGCGATGCCCTCAATGGCATTCCCCTAGACAGCGCCAACCTGAGGCGCATTGCTCTGATTCGCTATGATGCAGCCTCTGGGCAAGCGGTCCAAACCACCATTAACGGTCGGAATGCCCTAGTGGGGGATCCCACGGCGGATCTGCCCCTGGCAACCAATGATGTGATTATTGTGGGGCGATCGCTGATCAGCAAAGTCTCCTTTGCCCTCAACCAATTTACCCAGCCCTTCCGGGATGTTTTGGGCTTCCTCCTCTTTTTCGACTCCCTGGGTAGCAGCGCCCAAAATCTCTTCCAGCCCTCCGGCAGTGACTAA
- a CDS encoding flavin reductase family protein — MLDEQAKKTLLRHIPHGLYVCGVQDGDQVNGFIASWVMQASFKPPLVVNCVNTGSGSHAMLQNSGVFSLSFLEAGQKDMAAKFFKPQSRVGNKFEDVEFYLGATGCPIITDTLGYVECQVVGSVAHGDHTVFVGEVIAAGIHREGKPLLLESTGWNYGG, encoded by the coding sequence ATGCTAGACGAACAAGCCAAAAAAACCCTGCTGCGCCACATTCCCCATGGTCTCTATGTGTGCGGTGTGCAGGACGGCGATCAGGTCAACGGTTTCATTGCCAGTTGGGTGATGCAGGCTTCCTTTAAGCCGCCCCTGGTGGTCAATTGCGTTAACACTGGTTCCGGATCCCATGCCATGCTGCAAAACAGCGGCGTGTTTAGCCTCAGTTTCCTGGAAGCGGGGCAAAAGGACATGGCCGCTAAGTTTTTTAAGCCCCAAAGCCGGGTGGGCAATAAGTTTGAGGATGTGGAGTTTTACCTGGGGGCAACCGGTTGCCCCATCATCACCGACACCCTGGGTTATGTGGAGTGTCAGGTGGTGGGTTCCGTGGCCCATGGGGATCATACGGTGTTTGTGGGGGAAGTGATTGCGGCTGGGATTCACCGGGAGGGCAAACCCCTGTTGCTGGAAAGCACCGGCTGGAATTACGGCGGCTAG
- a CDS encoding CorA family divalent cation transporter, whose amino-acid sequence MSSLKLPSSWSLPAAILQRIGQKSIGKQRAMVAEGHLLLILHRPPRFGHRLRQGVYGWRDPQGTWRTSSGAGIKGLWQTLENYQQAEEELTVAYTEATTAQDYFRLLEDIAPLQFSTRNFHKALQMGRELVPDDVGLIDLRDGANDVERSLDLLYLNAKNAQDFAVAVQAERQAELSSRLNILLAIFLPLTATASLFGMNLHSGIEDRSILLFWGLMLSSLYLGLMVCQWVMTGQLPHPSLTWLRGKMGKMLAAARKRWQNQDHETI is encoded by the coding sequence ATGTCTAGCCTCAAATTACCCAGCAGTTGGTCTCTGCCCGCCGCCATCCTCCAGCGTATCGGCCAGAAAAGTATTGGCAAACAACGGGCCATGGTGGCGGAGGGGCATTTGCTGCTGATTTTGCACCGGCCCCCCCGTTTTGGTCATCGCCTGCGCCAGGGGGTCTATGGCTGGCGGGATCCCCAGGGCACCTGGCGCACCAGCAGCGGGGCGGGCATCAAGGGATTGTGGCAAACCCTGGAGAACTATCAACAGGCTGAGGAAGAGCTAACGGTGGCCTACACCGAAGCCACCACGGCCCAGGACTATTTCCGGTTGCTGGAAGATATCGCCCCCCTCCAGTTTTCCACCCGTAATTTCCACAAGGCGCTCCAGATGGGGCGGGAGTTGGTGCCGGATGATGTGGGGTTGATTGATCTGCGGGATGGGGCAAATGACGTAGAGCGATCGTTGGATCTGCTGTATCTCAATGCTAAAAATGCTCAGGATTTCGCGGTGGCGGTGCAAGCGGAACGACAGGCGGAGTTATCGTCCCGTCTCAATATTTTGCTGGCAATTTTCCTGCCCCTGACGGCGACGGCCTCCCTGTTTGGCATGAATCTCCATTCGGGCATTGAGGATCGATCGATCCTGCTGTTTTGGGGGTTAATGCTGAGTAGTCTGTATTTGGGGCTGATGGTGTGCCAGTGGGTGATGACGGGCCAATTGCCCCATCCCAGTTTGACGTGGCTGCGGGGCAAGATGGGCAAGATGCTGGCGGCGGCCCGGAAGCGGTGGCAGAATCAGGACCATGAAACGATCTAA
- the coaD gene encoding pantetheine-phosphate adenylyltransferase: MIAIYPGSFDPITLGHLDIVERGSRLFDQVIVAVLKNPNKTPLFTMEKRLEMIQQAIDHLPNASVDSFHGLTVNYAKIRGATVILRGLRVLSDFEMELQMAHTNKTLADSIETVFLATSNEYSFLSSSVVKEVARFGGSVDHLVPTHVALEIYQRCSVKTPLE; the protein is encoded by the coding sequence ATGATTGCCATCTATCCCGGTAGCTTTGATCCCATTACCCTAGGGCATTTGGATATTGTGGAGCGGGGGTCTCGCCTCTTTGATCAAGTCATTGTGGCGGTGTTGAAAAACCCCAATAAAACGCCCCTGTTCACCATGGAGAAACGGCTGGAGATGATCCAGCAGGCGATCGACCATCTGCCCAATGCCAGTGTGGATAGTTTCCACGGCCTAACGGTCAACTATGCCAAAATACGAGGGGCCACGGTGATCCTGCGGGGACTACGGGTGCTGTCGGATTTTGAAATGGAACTGCAAATGGCCCACACCAACAAAACCCTGGCTGATTCCATTGAGACTGTGTTTCTAGCCACCTCCAATGAATATAGTTTTTTAAGTAGCAGTGTGGTTAAAGAGGTTGCCCGCTTTGGCGGCTCCGTTGATCACCTGGTTCCTACCCATGTTGCTCTGGAAATCTATCAGCGATGCTCCGTCAAGACCCCCCTAGAATAG
- a CDS encoding HNH endonuclease, translated as MSISDELKQAIRERATYICEYCHSPERLSANQFTVDHVIPKSLSGSDKFDNLALACRRCNERRYNFVAGIDPDTQEIVPIFNPRKQKWKKHFVWLSQGVVIEGTTPIGRATYLRLDLNDNRYPENDSIRETRRFWVQTGLHPPADDPCQA; from the coding sequence ATGTCAATCAGTGATGAACTTAAGCAAGCAATTCGAGAACGGGCTACATACATCTGTGAGTATTGTCATTCACCGGAGCGACTGAGTGCCAATCAATTTACCGTTGATCATGTCATTCCAAAATCTTTGAGTGGTTCTGATAAATTTGATAATCTCGCACTTGCCTGTCGTCGTTGCAACGAGAGGCGATACAACTTTGTAGCTGGCATTGATCCAGATACTCAGGAGATTGTTCCTATTTTCAATCCTCGCAAACAAAAATGGAAAAAGCATTTCGTTTGGTTAAGTCAAGGCGTTGTTATAGAAGGAACTACGCCCATTGGTCGTGCAACTTACCTGCGGCTTGATTTGAATGATAACCGTTACCCGGAAAACGATTCCATTCGAGAAACAAGACGTTTTTGGGTACAAACTGGATTGCATCCTCCAGCAGATGATCCATGCCAAGCCTAA
- a CDS encoding formylglycine-generating enzyme family protein, translating into MGQKNPTKKLGIHDMSGNVWEWCWDRWSSDSNVLPKKGKPLLEGGDNTKRAVRGGSWFISADICSSGNRYYYNPGNCGIIRGFRVVLLPVGFVP; encoded by the coding sequence GTGGGGCAAAAGAATCCGACTAAAAAGTTAGGGATCCATGACATGAGCGGCAACGTTTGGGAGTGGTGCTGGGATCGCTGGAGTAGTGATTCAAACGTACTACCCAAGAAGGGTAAACCTTTGTTAGAGGGGGGTGACAACACCAAACGCGCCGTTCGTGGGGGTTCCTGGTTCATCAGCGCAGACATTTGCAGTTCTGGGAATCGCTACTACTACAATCCGGGCAACTGCGGCATCATCCGAGGTTTTCGTGTTGTTTTGCTGCCGGTTGGTTTTGTGCCCTGA
- a CDS encoding serine/threonine-protein kinase: MALSPGSTLQNGKYKLQQTLGKGGFGLTYRAEHTVAQAPLVLKSPNDDLRVDPEYPKFVDRFLKEGKTLWTLSQKRHPHIVRVTDLFEERGVPWLVMDYIRGESLFDRVQRKGALPEAEAIGFMGQMGSALLAVHGAQLVHRDAHPGNIMILPPDPTKTQREAILIDFGIAGEMFPSTVSSKFFGNPAFAPYEQFGMPADPLMDVYTLAASCYFAVTGVFPESAMNRKLYGRGLVAPRQHRGTLSQGLNGAILAGMALEAGDRLSLPEWLRLLQSPSAGVVPPPPIPKTAPTVAAGGRGQGGKGGNTQPTVQAWSIDAVPLNSEGGKVDYTRLRDLLKAGQWKEADQETEKCMERALGTSSGSDIYRPKLLLQFPCADLKTIDQLWIRASQGRYGFSIQKKIYVKCGGKLDGNYPGDYIFCKFGEEVGWYVNNSWVNYSDRDWSGTSVLGHLPACLDSELDLVWDPWAEEVTWSPLLFFRIATCKV, translated from the coding sequence ATGGCGCTTTCCCCTGGTTCAACGCTGCAAAATGGCAAGTACAAACTCCAACAGACCCTAGGTAAGGGGGGCTTTGGTCTCACCTACCGGGCAGAGCATACGGTTGCCCAAGCGCCTCTGGTTCTCAAGAGTCCCAACGATGATTTACGGGTTGACCCGGAATATCCCAAGTTTGTCGATCGGTTTCTCAAGGAAGGCAAAACCCTCTGGACCCTCAGCCAAAAGCGCCATCCCCATATTGTCCGGGTGACGGATTTGTTTGAGGAGCGGGGGGTGCCGTGGCTGGTGATGGACTATATCCGGGGGGAGAGTTTGTTCGATCGCGTCCAACGCAAGGGGGCGCTCCCGGAAGCGGAGGCGATCGGGTTTATGGGGCAAATGGGTTCGGCGCTGCTAGCGGTCCATGGGGCGCAGTTGGTCCACCGGGATGCTCACCCCGGCAATATTATGATTTTGCCGCCGGATCCGACTAAGACCCAGCGGGAGGCGATTCTGATTGATTTTGGCATTGCGGGGGAGATGTTCCCCAGTACGGTCAGTTCTAAGTTTTTCGGGAATCCGGCCTTTGCGCCCTATGAGCAGTTTGGGATGCCTGCGGATCCGCTGATGGATGTCTATACCTTGGCGGCTTCCTGTTATTTTGCGGTGACGGGGGTTTTCCCGGAGAGTGCCATGAATCGGAAGCTCTATGGGCGGGGATTGGTGGCACCCCGGCAGCATCGGGGCACCCTAAGCCAGGGGCTAAATGGTGCGATTTTGGCGGGAATGGCGTTGGAGGCGGGCGATCGGCTCAGTTTGCCAGAGTGGTTGCGCTTGCTTCAGTCCCCAAGTGCAGGGGTGGTTCCTCCTCCTCCAATACCTAAGACAGCCCCAACTGTTGCGGCTGGTGGCCGTGGGCAGGGCGGAAAGGGGGGTAATACTCAGCCGACGGTGCAGGCGTGGAGTATTGACGCGGTGCCCCTCAACTCAGAGGGCGGCAAAGTGGACTATACGCGGCTGCGGGACTTGCTGAAAGCGGGGCAGTGGAAAGAAGCGGACCAGGAGACCGAGAAGTGCATGGAGCGGGCACTGGGGACAAGTAGTGGGTCCGACATTTACCGGCCAAAGCTACTGCTCCAGTTCCCCTGTGCGGACCTCAAAACCATCGATCAGCTTTGGATCCGGGCCAGCCAGGGGCGCTATGGCTTCAGTATCCAGAAGAAAATCTATGTAAAGTGTGGAGGCAAGCTAGACGGGAATTATCCCGGTGATTACATTTTTTGTAAGTTTGGTGAGGAGGTCGGTTGGTATGTGAATAATTCGTGGGTGAACTATTCGGATCGAGACTGGAGTGGTACTAGTGTACTTGGTCACCTCCCGGCGTGTCTTGATTCTGAGCTTGATCTGGTGTGGGATCCATGGGCCGAGGAGGTGACGTGGTCACCACTTCTCTTCTTTCGCATCGCGACTTGTAAGGTTTAG
- a CDS encoding DNA-methyltransferase, producing MKNPAPHNRTLTCSPTEIAQLQPALLTLATEGAIADLDNQIIHQDCFQALPHLPQQCIDLLILDPPYNLAKNYHGYQVKVQSQQDYQDWFASLIAHVKPTLKDSASLYVCADWKTSMVIVPLLNQHFVIRNRITWEREKGRGAKANWKNTSEDIWFCTCSADYTFNVEAVKLKRRVMAPYRDRSGNPKDWQEEVQGNYRLTHPSNLWTDISVPFWSMAENTHHPTQKPEKLMAKLILASSNPDDRILDPFLGSGTTAVVARKLDRRFVAMEQNLEYCCWALKRLEQARQDPSIQGYGDGVFWERNTKLKHPKPPPPTNIP from the coding sequence TTGAAGAACCCTGCCCCCCACAACCGCACCCTCACCTGTTCCCCAACAGAAATCGCCCAGTTGCAACCGGCCTTGCTGACCCTGGCAACGGAGGGGGCGATCGCCGACCTAGACAACCAGATCATTCACCAAGACTGTTTTCAAGCGCTGCCCCATCTGCCGCAACAGTGCATTGATTTACTGATTCTGGATCCCCCCTATAACCTCGCTAAAAACTACCATGGCTATCAGGTTAAAGTGCAAAGCCAACAGGACTATCAGGACTGGTTTGCCTCCCTCATTGCCCACGTCAAACCCACCTTAAAGGACAGCGCCAGCCTCTATGTTTGTGCCGACTGGAAAACCTCCATGGTCATCGTTCCTCTGTTGAACCAGCATTTTGTCATTCGTAACCGCATTACCTGGGAACGGGAAAAGGGGCGGGGAGCTAAGGCCAATTGGAAAAATACCAGCGAAGATATTTGGTTTTGTACCTGTTCTGCGGACTATACCTTTAATGTGGAGGCGGTGAAACTGAAGCGGCGGGTGATGGCTCCCTACCGCGATCGCAGCGGTAACCCCAAGGATTGGCAAGAAGAAGTCCAGGGCAATTATCGCCTCACCCATCCGTCTAACTTGTGGACAGATATCAGTGTTCCCTTCTGGTCTATGGCCGAAAACACCCATCACCCCACCCAGAAACCGGAAAAGCTCATGGCTAAATTAATTTTGGCCAGTTCTAACCCCGACGATCGCATCTTGGATCCCTTTTTGGGCAGTGGTACAACGGCGGTGGTGGCCCGGAAGCTCGATCGTCGGTTTGTGGCCATGGAGCAAAATTTGGAGTATTGCTGTTGGGCGCTGAAGCGCCTGGAACAGGCCCGCCAGGATCCCTCGATTCAGGGCTATGGGGATGGTGTCTTTTGGGAACGCAATACCAAACTCAAACACCCCAAACCACCCCCACCAACCAACATCCCATAA
- a CDS encoding DUF29 domain-containing protein yields MNSAPPTSLYDRDILLWVEDTVAKLKAKDFEHLDLENLIEEVESLGISQRKELLSRLTVILEHLLKRLYVNSPYDYNGWERTVRTQRTELRVLFRFAPSLKGQWAENFTEAWVYALKTVRQDYPDTPFPDEWPFEADLEAMLDRPFWQTPP; encoded by the coding sequence ATGAACTCCGCCCCCCCAACTTCCCTCTATGACCGCGATATTCTCCTTTGGGTGGAGGATACCGTCGCTAAACTTAAAGCAAAAGACTTTGAGCATCTGGATCTAGAAAATTTAATCGAGGAGGTGGAATCCTTGGGCATTTCCCAGCGCAAAGAACTCCTCAGTCGCCTCACGGTCATTTTGGAGCATCTCCTTAAACGGCTCTATGTCAACTCCCCCTACGATTACAACGGCTGGGAACGAACCGTGCGCACCCAACGGACTGAGCTACGGGTTCTGTTTCGATTTGCCCCCAGCCTCAAAGGACAGTGGGCAGAAAACTTCACGGAAGCCTGGGTCTACGCCCTCAAAACGGTGCGCCAGGACTATCCCGATACCCCTTTTCCCGATGAGTGGCCCTTTGAGGCTGATTTAGAGGCGATGCTCGATCGTCCCTTCTGGCAAACCCCCCCTTAA
- a CDS encoding thioredoxin produces MHFTLEPSTSGRVLAPVPTLLATHSRGNHGGIAPTKIGESANVK; encoded by the coding sequence ATGCATTTCACCTTGGAACCATCGACCTCGGGTAGGGTTCTTGCCCCTGTGCCGACCCTCTTAGCGACCCACAGCCGGGGCAACCACGGGGGGATTGCCCCTACCAAAATTGGAGAATCTGCCAACGTGAAATAG